CGCACCAGCTCGGCCGCGTCAACAAGAACGGCTCCCGCGACTACGGACTGTTCCAGATCAACGACAAGTACTGGTGCAGCAAAACTGGCACCGCTGGAAAGGACTGCAACGTCACTTGTGCTGGTAAGCTTACTTACCCAAGGTGTGCGCTTACTAGAACCGGTACCGTCATTCCCACAAGGGCACACAAGGgcctgggtaaaaaatattttcattgccTTGTTTCTGTCCACTCTATCACGAAATCATGGCATTTATGTCTTCtaactaacaaataaaaaaagtggtGCCAGTGGTGTCTTTTTCTATTTAACTTATATTTAACTAGAGAAAAATTCGTACAAAAAATCAAATTCGTACAAAAAATTCTACTTCGTCATTTTTTTCCGTGGATAAAAATAAGAcaacgaaaataattttgacccGCCAATACCCAGGATTCGCGACCTCATGTTAGTACCAGTAGTAGAGTCACCTgtaataatatctgccacagaacatgcaaaaatatctaacacctCCTACCGGCcgcggccctagaaatagagtcgtatcagatatttatgcatgctttgcAGAGTCACATATTGGTGCGCTGGTAACTGTACTACTTATCACTTTTCCTGTGACGAAAGTCCGATATTTTcaataacactaaaaataataagtttagtTAAGCCGGAAAATAGgtacagtggtctcggtgccgaatataattttgtacgtttcggcgtcgagacccgtGGTCCGTGGTCCTGGTAATCAGAGAGAGTCTtacgatccagcggggaaatgagGCCAACATCTTTGGTATCATGCCGCAGGGCAGgggccatttttagggttccggagccaaaatggcaaaaacggaacccttatagtttcgccatgtctgtctgtctgtctgtctgtccgtccgcggctttgctcagggactatcaatgctagaaagctgtaattttgcacggatatataaataaactatgccgacaaaatagtacaattaaaaattcaaaaatatttttttttagggtacctcccatagacgtaaagtgggggtgatttttttttctcatccaaccctatagtatggggtatcgttggataggtcttttaaaaccattaggggttgctaagacgatttttcgattcagtgatatttttgcgaaatattcaactttaaagtgcaaattgtcataaaaatcgagcgtcccctctaaaatctaaaccggtgggtggaaaaatttgaaaaaaatcaggatggtagtaagtatatcaaactttcaaggaaaactataacggctaagtttgcttgaaataaaaaatatacctaaacttgaaagattccgtacaaaatacgaaatccttaaaaaaaaaatacttaattttttcgtaatggctacggaaccctattttgggcgtgtccgacacgctcctggccggttttataaacCATATTCGTTGGCACCCGAGGGTCCCGATCTAGTTGGTGTGTAGGAAAAATTAAAACTCTTTTGGCAAACTGTGCATTTATTTCGATAGTGGACGTGTCAACAGAGTAGACTTTTTAGTAGAGTGGACGTTTTAGAGTTCAGACAGTTAGGACCAAAATAGCTTTGGCTTGGGTGTAAAAAATTACTGAACTCATATTgtggacacaaaataataaagatttaacTTACAGATGTGACGACTGATGACATTTCCAAGGCTTCGAAGTGCGCGAAGAAGATCTTCAAACGGCACGGCTTCATGGCGTGGTACGGCTGGCGCAACCACTGCCAGAACAAACCGCTGCCCGACATCAGCTCctgctaaataattaatattaaagccgcgggttcaaggtggatgcaggctgcttccaaccgaaccaactggaggcctatgggggaggcctacgtccaacagtggatgatCTGTGGATGATGAAATATTAATGACTAGTCTTTGAAATTAATCATGTAAATTGTGGAAATTCCTCGCTAAAATTAGTGCTAGCTGCCAAACTCACATTTGTATTTggattttttgaatttaattttatagatatgTACTTGAGACATAACTTGTGACTGAATATGTCGTTCATTtcgatttgtatttttgtaattttttgcgGTTTCCTATATTAGGATATCAGAATCTCAATTTTTTTATGTCGATACCTTACTAATTATTAACGTTTATTAATAAATGTATCAAATCTAGCTCGCGTTTGCATTACTGTTCCTTTATCTACTATAAACTGCTATAGACATACGTGTATAGTCGAAAGATTTGATTCCCgatccaccgtagaacgttctcacagtaagtgtcaccCTAACTAGTCTCCGTACTAAGTTTTACGTGGATGCCATAagtcgttgaagagttccgtcctgcggggCGATCCCTGGCTAGACCACCATAATCCGACTATAAAGTTAATGAAAGTAAATAGTTAAtgattaattgaaaaataaaaagtattggtctgcataaagtcaaagtcctagtcaaaatatctttatttaatttgggCTATAACAAGGAAATTCGGAACAACTTTTGTTGAgtgaaaagaatccggcaagaaactcaacgaggtatatttttttaaacagatttgcAATGTTGTTTAATGCTATCTCAACAACACCtgcatcacaagtatttaaaacaACTAGGTATTTTACTTGGAAATCAAAAGCAGCAGTTTTACGCAGAGAAAAGACCTCATATCTTAGAATAGAATGTCATTTCCGAGTACTAAAGATTGCAAGGCGTCTAAAGAATTCAAAAGCATCGGACGTGCACTTAGTTATCACTGCGCTAATATAACTATATAATCCACTGCGAAATCAGCATGTTTCAGTCCATATTAGTACGTTACAAGTACGTGTTGTGCGACATATCTTTCATCATTATCGTTCAATAATGTTGAAGGTTTTTTTCTCCATATTTTTGCTAGTGGCGTGTCATGCAAGACAAGGGTTTCCAGAGGGCGATCTTAGGGACTGTAAGCGATTTCTATAAGGAATAGTTGACAATATGTAGCCTTCCAATttaacattatattaaaaaaaaggttattggatttttttaaggttccgtaacCAGAAGGTTCTATGGGTCTTACTCTTTTGTCTGACCAGGGGAGATATGGCTAGTTATAAGATTCCGCGTGAcgttttagcacggcgtgacgtcatgGATCCCCACTcccgaaatttaaaataaaaatacaaatacacagagaggagaacaaaggcgagcttatccctaaaaagggatctgttccagctaacctaattaatagataataataatagtaactaaataataataactttattaaaaaaaatataacatctTACATAGTTTCAAAAACAAGAAACTACTCCCTAGATAGGTAGAATCTGTGCTCCAGGATAAGCAGCGAACCTCCCCACAGACAAGAGCTtgatgtattaaataatatacagaaaattatgatgtaaaacaaattacaagcacacaataaaaaatatgcgtccaatattttttgataatctaacgGAAGGATTaaatacttacgtattttttttacccagtaAACTATACTCATACTACGCATGGTTAATTTTTGTGTCACAACGgaaaattttcatacaaattttaactaCCAGCTTAGGTATTCAATTTGACCCACTAACAGAAGTTAGGTACCTACGGTAGTAGTAAATGATGAAGTATTGATTCAACTGATTCGATTGTACACACACAGGGGTCTGTCTAGTGGAGAACGAGAGTCACAGCGACACGGATGTCGTCGGCAAAATGAACAAGAACGGTTCGCGCGACTACGGCCTTTTTCAGATCAACGACAAGTACTGGTGCAGCAATACCAGCTCACCGGGGAAGGACTGCAA
This sequence is a window from Choristoneura fumiferana chromosome 10, NRCan_CFum_1, whole genome shotgun sequence. Protein-coding genes within it:
- the LOC141432205 gene encoding lysozyme-like, with amino-acid sequence MMKFLIFALVVVACQAKEFNRCQLVRELRAQGFPEDKMRDWVCLVENESHSRTHQLGRVNKNGSRDYGLFQINDKYWCSKTGTAGKDCNVTCADVTTDDISKASKCAKKIFKRHGFMAWYGWRNHCQNKPLPDISSC